GTTGCGGGCTGTAGGTGCCGACGTTCAGGTTATAGAGCGCCTGATCCGACCCGGCCTTCAGGCCCATCATCTCAAGGTTGAGCTGCCGCATGGTGGCGCTGCGGTTGAGTTCAAGGACGGTTGTCGCGTCCCCTGCCTGCCGCGCCACGTCGTTGATGATCTGTTCGATGGACTGGCCTTCAGTGCCTCGGGCGTCGGCCTTCACCTGTGCCGAAGCGGCCATCTTGCGGGACTGCCGGTCCACGTTCTGGACATCGAAGGCAGAGGCAATCTGCTCCTCGACCATGCGTTGAAGCATCGTCGCATATTGCGTGAAGCGGTTCTGCTCGATCTGCCCGACCGAGCGGTTGAGAAGCTTGTCCTGCCGGGAGAACTCGTCCTTCTGCCAAGACAGGACTTCGTGTCCATAGTC
The Azorhizobium caulinodans ORS 571 genome window above contains:
- a CDS encoding virion core protein, T7 gp14 family, with the translated sequence MCTVAAGVGIVQAGTGIFGAIAGNSSATRAAYQQQLYNAQVEAQQERYRAELIRYQNVTYKQDIDYGHEVLSWQKDEFSRQDKLLNRSVGQIEQNRFTQYATMLQRMVEEQIASAFDVQNVDRQSRKMAASAQVKADARGTEGQSIEQIINDVARQAGDATTVLELNRSATMRQLNLEMMGLKAGSDQALYNLNVGTYSPQQPLKAPQPVSPVTPAAPVQMPSSSALAVNVVGSVLSGVNAYNSLSRNQLKL